A genomic region of Mycobacterium senriense contains the following coding sequences:
- a CDS encoding ABC transporter ATP-binding protein/permease: MARGFSGVMLRSFGARDHTATVIETVRIAPHFVRVRMTSPTLFEDVDAEPAAWLRFWFPDPDGSKTEFQRAYTISEADVPAGRFAVDIVLHDPAGPASSWARTVRPGATIAVMALMGSSRFDVPDEQPAGYLLIGDSASIPGMNGIIGVVPDDVPIEMYLEQHDDNDTLIPVAPHPRLRLHWVIRHDEKSLAAAIESRDWSNWYAWATPEATTLKQVRARLRDEFGFPKSEVHAQAYWSAGRAMGTRRGDEPAVSGSAAPSVSTEDIAAQLESAAQISDADPAPLARGNWRAQGAGRLLAPLRSALIVSGVLQAVITLVQLAPFVLLVELARLLVSGAPASRLWDIGIAAVSLLGLGALLGAALTLWLHVVDARFARDLRSRLLHKLSRLPLGWFSARGSGSIKQLLQDDTLSLHYLVTHAIPDAVAAGVAPVAVLVYLFAVDWRVALVLFLPVLVYLVLTSSLTIQSGPRIPQSQRWAETMNGEAGAYLEGQPVIRVFGGAAASSFRRRLDEYVGFLVAWQRPLAGKKTFMDLVTRPATFLWLIAVMGTLLVVTGRMNPVDLLPFLLLGTTFGARLLGIAYGLGGIRAGMLAARRLQNTLDEADLAVRDQDEAHRDPAGTVVFDNVGFGYRPDVPVIHDVSLTLRPGTVTALVGPSGSGKSTLAALLARFHDVGQGAIRVGGQDIRSMTADQLYAQVGFVLQETQLVHGTVAENIALAVPDATTAQIEQAAREAQIHDRIMRLPDGYDTMLGAGSGLSGGERQRLTIARAILADTPVLILDEATAFADPESEYLVQQALNRLTQDRTVLVIAHRLHTITRAHQIIVLDHGRIVERGTHDELLTADGRYRRLWEGARRDQVAAGTTGEGAR, encoded by the coding sequence ATGGCACGCGGATTCTCCGGCGTGATGCTGCGCAGCTTCGGCGCGCGCGACCACACCGCAACGGTGATCGAAACCGTCCGGATCGCTCCGCATTTCGTGCGGGTGCGCATGACGTCGCCGACACTGTTCGAAGACGTCGATGCCGAACCTGCTGCGTGGCTGCGGTTCTGGTTCCCGGACCCGGACGGATCGAAAACGGAATTCCAGCGCGCCTACACGATCTCGGAGGCAGACGTCCCCGCCGGACGTTTCGCGGTCGACATCGTGCTGCATGATCCCGCCGGCCCGGCGTCGTCATGGGCGCGCACCGTGCGGCCCGGGGCGACGATCGCGGTCATGGCCCTGATGGGCTCGTCGCGATTCGACGTGCCCGACGAGCAGCCGGCCGGTTACCTGCTGATCGGCGACTCGGCGTCCATCCCGGGGATGAACGGGATCATCGGCGTCGTCCCCGACGACGTCCCGATCGAGATGTACCTCGAACAGCACGACGACAACGACACCTTGATCCCGGTTGCGCCGCATCCCCGGCTTCGATTGCACTGGGTCATCCGCCACGACGAGAAATCGCTGGCCGCCGCCATCGAGAGTCGGGACTGGTCGAATTGGTACGCGTGGGCGACGCCCGAGGCGACGACGCTCAAGCAGGTGCGAGCGCGGCTGCGCGACGAGTTCGGATTTCCCAAATCCGAGGTACACGCCCAGGCTTACTGGAGCGCCGGCCGCGCGATGGGCACCCGCCGCGGCGACGAACCGGCGGTATCCGGCAGCGCCGCGCCCAGCGTTTCCACGGAAGACATTGCGGCGCAACTGGAGTCGGCCGCGCAGATATCCGACGCGGACCCCGCCCCTCTAGCACGCGGGAACTGGCGCGCGCAGGGCGCCGGCCGGCTGCTCGCGCCGCTGCGGTCGGCGCTGATCGTCTCGGGCGTGCTGCAGGCGGTGATCACGCTGGTGCAACTGGCGCCGTTCGTGTTGCTGGTCGAGCTGGCGCGGCTGCTGGTTTCCGGGGCGCCCGCGTCCCGGCTGTGGGATATCGGCATCGCCGCGGTGTCGCTGCTGGGCCTGGGCGCGTTGCTCGGTGCCGCGCTCACTCTCTGGCTCCACGTCGTCGACGCCCGGTTCGCGCGCGATCTGCGATCACGACTGTTGCACAAGCTGTCTCGGCTGCCCCTGGGCTGGTTCAGCGCACGCGGCTCGGGGTCGATCAAACAACTGCTGCAGGACGACACGCTGTCGTTGCACTACCTCGTCACCCACGCCATCCCGGACGCGGTGGCCGCGGGCGTCGCACCGGTCGCGGTGCTGGTCTATCTGTTCGCCGTCGACTGGCGGGTGGCGCTGGTGTTGTTCCTTCCCGTCCTGGTTTACCTGGTGCTGACGTCGTCGCTGACGATTCAGTCGGGCCCGCGCATCCCGCAGTCGCAGCGCTGGGCGGAGACGATGAACGGCGAGGCCGGCGCATACCTGGAAGGCCAGCCGGTGATCCGCGTCTTCGGCGGTGCGGCCGCATCCAGCTTCCGGCGCCGCCTGGACGAATACGTCGGCTTCCTGGTCGCCTGGCAGCGCCCGCTGGCCGGCAAGAAGACCTTCATGGACCTGGTCACCCGTCCCGCCACCTTCCTCTGGCTCATCGCGGTCATGGGGACTCTGCTGGTGGTCACCGGCCGGATGAATCCGGTGGATCTGCTGCCGTTCTTGTTGCTGGGCACCACCTTCGGCGCACGTCTGCTCGGCATCGCCTACGGCCTCGGCGGCATCCGCGCCGGCATGTTGGCCGCGCGGCGCCTGCAGAACACGCTCGACGAGGCGGACCTCGCGGTGCGAGACCAGGACGAAGCCCACCGGGATCCGGCGGGCACGGTGGTGTTCGACAACGTCGGCTTCGGCTACCGCCCCGACGTTCCCGTCATCCATGACGTGTCGCTGACCTTGCGGCCCGGCACGGTCACCGCGCTGGTCGGCCCCTCCGGATCCGGCAAGTCGACGCTGGCCGCCTTGCTGGCCCGGTTCCACGACGTCGGACAGGGTGCGATACGCGTTGGGGGACAGGATATTCGGTCGATGACCGCCGACCAGCTCTATGCTCAGGTCGGATTCGTGCTGCAGGAAACGCAATTGGTGCACGGCACCGTCGCGGAAAACATCGCGCTGGCCGTCCCGGATGCCACCACGGCGCAAATCGAACAGGCGGCCCGCGAGGCGCAGATCCACGACCGCATCATGCGACTGCCGGACGGCTACGACACCATGCTCGGCGCCGGAAGCGGGCTCTCCGGCGGTGAGCGCCAACGACTCACCATCGCCCGCGCGATCCTGGCCGACACCCCGGTGCTCATCCTCGACGAGGCCACCGCCTTCGCCGACCCCGAATCGGAATACCTTGTGCAGCAAGCGCTCAACCGCCTGACTCAGGACCGCACCGTGCTGGTGATCGCGCATCGATTGCACACGATCACCCGCGCCCACCAGATCATCGTGCTCGACCACGGCCGCATCGTCGAACGCGGCACCCACGACGAGTTGCTGACCGCCGACGGCCGGTACCGGCGGCTGTGGGAGGGCGCCCGCCGTGACCAGGTGGCCGCCGGCACGACGGGCGAGGGGGCACGATGA
- a CDS encoding ABC transporter ATP-binding protein translates to MIRTWLSLVPADRRNQVITYTVLALISVVVRAVATVLLVPLVGALFSDQPQRALVWLGWLTAATVTGWVIDTATARIGFNLGFAVLDHSQHDVADRLPGVRLEWFTAEHTATARQAIAATGPELVGLVVNLLTPLISAILLPAAIAVVLLPVSWQLGLAALGGLPLLLGALWASARLARRADAAAADANSALTERIIEFARTQQALRAARRVEPARSLVGDALAAQHGATMRLLSMQVPGQLLFSLASQLALILLAGATTALTVNGTLTVAEAIALIVVIVRYLEPFTTISELAPALESTRATLDNIRSVLTAPLMNAGNGTLPGATAPRIEFDDVVFRYDGASAPVLDGVSFAMEPGSTTAIVGPSGSGKSTILALIAGLHEPTGGRVLIDGVDAATLDGDARRAASSVVFQHPYLFHGSIRDNVFAGDPGAGADRFARAVALARVDELVGRLPDGADTVVGEAGSALSGGERQRVSIARALLKPAPILLVDEATSALDTENEAAVVDALTADPQSRTQVIVAHRLASISHADRVLFLDSGRVVEEGTVDELLAAGGRFDDFWRQQHEAAEWRILAD, encoded by the coding sequence ATGATTCGCACGTGGTTGAGTTTGGTTCCGGCGGATCGCCGCAACCAGGTCATCACCTACACGGTGCTGGCATTGATCTCCGTGGTGGTGCGCGCGGTGGCCACCGTGCTGTTGGTCCCCCTGGTGGGGGCGTTGTTCAGCGACCAGCCGCAGCGTGCCCTGGTCTGGCTGGGCTGGCTGACCGCGGCGACCGTGACCGGCTGGGTGATCGACACCGCAACCGCGCGTATCGGTTTCAACCTGGGCTTCGCGGTGCTGGATCACAGCCAGCACGACGTGGCGGATCGGCTGCCCGGCGTGCGGCTGGAATGGTTCACCGCCGAGCACACCGCGACCGCGCGGCAGGCGATCGCGGCCACCGGACCCGAACTCGTCGGCCTCGTCGTCAACCTGCTCACGCCGTTGATCTCCGCCATCCTGCTGCCCGCCGCCATCGCGGTGGTCCTGCTTCCGGTTTCCTGGCAACTGGGGCTCGCCGCGCTGGGTGGCCTGCCGCTGCTGTTGGGCGCGCTGTGGGCATCGGCCCGCTTGGCGCGGCGCGCCGATGCCGCGGCCGCCGACGCCAATAGCGCGCTTACCGAACGGATCATCGAGTTCGCCCGCACCCAGCAGGCGCTGCGGGCCGCGCGGCGCGTCGAGCCGGCGAGGAGCCTGGTCGGCGATGCGCTGGCCGCCCAACACGGCGCCACCATGCGCTTGCTCTCCATGCAGGTCCCCGGGCAGCTGCTGTTCAGCCTCGCCAGCCAGCTTGCGCTGATCCTGCTGGCCGGGGCGACCACCGCGCTGACCGTGAACGGAACGCTCACGGTGGCGGAGGCGATCGCGCTGATCGTCGTCATCGTGCGCTACCTGGAACCGTTCACCACGATCAGCGAGCTGGCGCCGGCGCTGGAGAGCACCCGCGCCACGCTCGACAACATCCGTTCGGTGCTCACCGCGCCGCTGATGAATGCCGGTAACGGCACGCTGCCGGGTGCCACGGCGCCCCGTATCGAGTTCGACGATGTCGTGTTCCGCTACGACGGCGCGAGTGCGCCGGTGCTCGACGGGGTGAGTTTCGCGATGGAGCCGGGCAGCACGACGGCGATCGTCGGACCGTCCGGTTCGGGTAAGAGCACCATCCTGGCGCTGATCGCCGGGCTGCACGAGCCCACCGGCGGCCGCGTGCTGATCGACGGGGTCGACGCGGCGACGCTGGACGGAGACGCCCGTCGGGCGGCGAGCAGCGTGGTGTTCCAGCATCCCTACCTGTTCCACGGGTCGATCCGCGACAACGTGTTCGCCGGGGATCCCGGCGCCGGTGCTGATCGGTTCGCGCGGGCGGTGGCTCTCGCGCGTGTCGACGAGCTCGTCGGGCGGCTGCCCGACGGCGCCGACACCGTGGTGGGCGAGGCCGGCTCGGCACTGTCCGGCGGTGAGCGGCAACGGGTCAGCATCGCCCGCGCGTTGCTCAAGCCCGCACCGATACTGCTGGTAGACGAGGCGACCAGCGCGCTGGACACCGAGAACGAGGCCGCGGTGGTCGACGCGCTGACCGCCGATCCGCAATCGCGCACCCAGGTGATCGTCGCGCATCGGCTGGCCAGCATCAGTCACGCCGACCGCGTCCTGTTCCTCGACAGCGGCCGCGTTGTCGAGGAGGGAACGGTTGACGAATTGCTCGCTGCGGGCGGCCGTTTCGACGATTTCTGGCGGCAGCAGCACGAAGCCGCCGAATGGCGGATTCTGGCCGACTAG